A window of Thermosynechococcus sp. NK55a contains these coding sequences:
- a CDS encoding GGDEF domain-containing protein produces the protein MNPVEGPLRQLAEQKGYIAALYRQLLIHHRQSQNSFIFEVQFQDIFDTVPLGLVLIKGDGSTAMVNSYAAQWLQLPAGSHPVQIVAEHMKQARERCDNRDELVNIFQGLAANGNFSAQGECRMGEKTFLIDTHPVRGDSRLGRVWIFSDISDMRQREQALLALAWLDPLTGAFNRRFLLSRVEAYESQAATGEALLTVMIFDIDHFKRINDTYGHDQGDVVLRTLAARAKQVLEDRKEGILVRWGGEEFVLLFFVAYEEEARATAEELCSVVRSQPVELADQQFLSVTISLGVTLFRTGEQVLSDSIPRADQALYQAKHGGRDRWVWA, from the coding sequence GTGAATCCCGTCGAAGGCCCGCTGCGGCAACTCGCAGAACAGAAAGGCTACATTGCGGCTCTGTACCGCCAACTGTTGATCCATCATCGTCAAAGTCAAAATAGCTTCATCTTTGAAGTGCAATTCCAAGATATTTTCGACACAGTGCCGCTGGGCTTGGTTTTAATCAAAGGGGATGGCTCTACAGCAATGGTCAATTCCTACGCTGCTCAATGGCTGCAACTGCCAGCGGGCAGCCATCCAGTTCAGATTGTTGCCGAGCACATGAAACAGGCGCGGGAGCGATGCGATAACCGCGATGAGCTAGTCAACATTTTTCAAGGGCTGGCTGCTAATGGCAACTTCAGTGCGCAGGGGGAGTGTCGGATGGGTGAGAAAACATTTCTCATTGATACCCACCCGGTGCGTGGCGATAGTCGCCTAGGGCGCGTGTGGATCTTTTCTGACATCAGTGATATGCGGCAGCGGGAGCAAGCACTTTTGGCTCTGGCTTGGTTAGATCCCCTCACTGGCGCTTTCAATCGTCGCTTTCTGTTGAGTCGAGTTGAGGCTTATGAATCCCAGGCCGCTACGGGAGAAGCCCTGCTCACGGTCATGATTTTTGACATTGATCACTTTAAGCGCATTAACGATACCTATGGTCACGATCAGGGGGATGTGGTTCTGCGCACCTTGGCGGCAAGGGCAAAGCAGGTGTTAGAAGACCGCAAAGAGGGCATTTTGGTCCGCTGGGGAGGCGAGGAATTTGTCCTGTTGTTTTTTGTTGCCTACGAAGAGGAGGCGAGAGCAACGGCCGAGGAACTGTGCTCAGTCGTGAGAAGCCAGCCCGTGGAACTCGCAGATCAGCAGTTTTTATCTGTGACAATTAGTTTGGGTGTCACTCTGTTTAGAACGGGGGAACAGGTGCTCAGTGACTCAATTCCTCGTGCTGATCAAGCTTTGTATCAGGCGAAACATGGGGGGCGCGATCGCTGGGTGTGGGCATAG
- a CDS encoding alpha/beta fold hydrolase, translating into MQITSQVPCVPESLKPYVQMDGWGEVPVVLGHGFGTDKSAWDYLNPFFPKGFTYIRYDLAGCGSDEDTQHRYDVQRHSHLYGYADDLIELLDNLGVQSCIYVGHSVSCMIGAIAAIARPDLFRRHIWIGPSPYYLKDENYPGTLTLADLQAIYEAMVTNYQAWAAGFAPLMFGVKEEHQLADFSKILFRLQPGIALRTLRMIFDSDTRSFVGKVQQPVHLIFNRNDFVVSQGVALWLHATLPHSTLDWIDAQGHLPHMTHPTAVGSLLKKYISI; encoded by the coding sequence ATGCAAATTACAAGTCAAGTTCCCTGTGTTCCCGAGTCTCTCAAGCCCTACGTCCAGATGGATGGCTGGGGTGAGGTTCCTGTGGTGCTTGGACATGGCTTTGGTACTGATAAAAGCGCTTGGGACTATTTAAACCCTTTCTTCCCTAAGGGCTTCACCTATATCCGCTATGATCTTGCAGGCTGTGGCTCCGATGAGGATACGCAACACCGCTATGATGTCCAAAGACACAGCCATTTGTATGGCTATGCCGATGATCTCATTGAATTGCTGGATAATCTTGGCGTCCAATCTTGCATCTATGTTGGCCACTCGGTCAGTTGCATGATCGGTGCCATTGCCGCGATCGCCAGACCGGACCTATTTCGACGACACATCTGGATTGGTCCCTCCCCTTACTATCTCAAGGATGAGAACTATCCTGGCACCCTAACCCTCGCCGACCTACAGGCCATTTATGAGGCAATGGTGACGAACTATCAAGCATGGGCTGCGGGTTTTGCCCCACTCATGTTTGGGGTGAAGGAGGAGCACCAGCTAGCTGACTTTTCTAAGATCCTCTTTCGATTGCAGCCAGGGATTGCCCTGCGCACTCTCCGGATGATTTTTGACTCCGATACCCGCTCCTTTGTCGGCAAGGTACAGCAGCCTGTACACCTGATTTTTAACCGCAATGACTTCGTAGTTTCCCAAGGGGTCGCCCTGTGGTTACATGCCACCCTGCCCCACAGTACCCTTGATTGGATCGACGCTCAAGGCCATCTTCCCCACATGACCCATCCCACAGCCGTTGGTTCTTTACTCAAAAAATACATAAGCATATAA
- a CDS encoding FAD-dependent thymidylate synthase, with translation MQDGRVIADSISPAGVRLVTLQLTYPRFIHSELLTHRVFSRNSASSRAVPVAKMMAQVEQNPVIPYHWGKNQRGMQAREESEQKEAAKEIWLKTRLAVLEGARQLHELGIHKQVVNRMLEPWMWMQTVVSSTEWDNFLRLRNHPDAQPEMQALAKLIQHLLETHEPTPVAVGDWHLPYIDPTERQQYSLEECKYMSVARCARVSYYLRDGQRSDPASDLALYERLAGAEPKHLSPLEHVAECMGDRQSYANFVGWRQLRYFEERKSASPRK, from the coding sequence ATGCAAGATGGGCGTGTAATTGCCGATTCAATTTCGCCAGCAGGGGTGCGCTTGGTGACGCTTCAACTGACGTATCCGCGCTTTATCCATAGTGAACTCCTCACCCATCGCGTGTTTTCTCGCAATTCCGCCAGTTCGCGAGCCGTTCCCGTGGCTAAAATGATGGCACAAGTGGAACAGAACCCAGTCATCCCCTACCATTGGGGAAAAAACCAGCGAGGGATGCAGGCGCGTGAAGAAAGTGAACAAAAGGAGGCGGCAAAGGAAATCTGGCTGAAAACTCGCCTCGCAGTTCTTGAGGGGGCACGCCAGCTCCATGAGCTGGGAATTCATAAGCAAGTGGTCAACCGCATGCTTGAACCGTGGATGTGGATGCAAACGGTTGTCAGCAGTACCGAGTGGGATAACTTTCTGCGCCTGCGCAATCACCCCGATGCCCAGCCAGAAATGCAGGCCTTGGCCAAGCTGATTCAGCATTTGCTGGAGACCCATGAACCCACTCCTGTGGCTGTGGGAGATTGGCACCTACCCTACATCGATCCGACTGAGCGCCAGCAATATAGTCTCGAGGAGTGCAAGTATATGTCTGTGGCCCGTTGTGCACGGGTGTCCTACTATCTGCGGGATGGTCAACGCAGTGACCCTGCCTCTGATCTTGCCCTCTATGAGCGCTTGGCGGGAGCAGAACCGAAGCACCTCTCTCCCCTCGAGCACGTGGCGGAATGTATGGGCGATCGCCAGTCCTACGCGAATTTTGTTGGCTGGCGACAACTCCGTTACTTTGAGGAGAGAAAATCAGCAAGTCCCCGCAAATGA
- a CDS encoding MBL fold metallo-hydrolase, giving the protein MIECLNYGVGHAEEGVCIGLGIGTYRILLDCGVPSLDVLPLAEIEQHPFDLVLCSHAHADHARSLLALHRRFPHIPIYASEVTTQLLPLNWPDETVPPFCRALPWRSPVEFGDGLTAELFPAGHLPGAAVFVLTYHDPDPEQPPLSVVYTGDFFLSHTRFTEGLPLADLRGLQPDVLIIEGSLGTARHPHRRQQENQLAERIRTAIDQGYNLLLPLPPLGTAQEILILLRSHHLFTGQPIQIWVGPAIARGCDAYLTVLPHLPTAIQNFAHHQSLFWDQRVKPQVQPLRNLAQIRGEVPTIILVEEDQDLRPYVTQGGRPWLVLYPRLRYGQPVREGYPEFGDLPNVEVDTFLLSLHADGPATTQLIHNIRPQHVVLIHGNPNYLADLASLNELSNRYHLHTPTSGSTIQFPIGQLTLSTPSSLVQLAYEGEVSEWNHEVMIHLPASITTDPRWRRLADTGFVLASWQGEQLLIRGMTPKEVLGGTSALILPDQPSCFNCQFYRGQRCWNEASALYNFKVAPEGYCPAFERAETQPEPES; this is encoded by the coding sequence ATGATCGAGTGCCTCAACTATGGGGTGGGTCACGCTGAGGAGGGGGTGTGCATTGGCTTAGGAATTGGCACCTATCGAATTTTGCTGGACTGCGGTGTGCCGTCTCTTGATGTCCTGCCCCTTGCTGAGATTGAACAGCATCCCTTTGATCTAGTGCTCTGTAGCCATGCCCACGCGGATCATGCCCGCAGTTTGTTGGCACTCCATCGCCGTTTCCCCCATATTCCGATCTATGCCAGTGAAGTGACAACGCAACTGTTGCCCCTGAATTGGCCAGATGAAACGGTGCCTCCCTTTTGCCGTGCCTTACCTTGGCGATCGCCCGTGGAGTTTGGCGATGGCCTAACGGCTGAACTCTTTCCTGCGGGGCATCTGCCGGGGGCAGCGGTTTTTGTCCTCACCTATCACGATCCAGACCCAGAGCAACCGCCCCTGAGCGTGGTTTATACGGGGGATTTTTTCCTGTCCCATACTCGCTTTACGGAAGGACTACCCCTTGCGGATCTACGGGGATTGCAACCGGATGTGCTCATCATTGAGGGCAGCTTGGGCACAGCGCGACACCCCCACCGCCGGCAACAGGAAAACCAATTGGCGGAGCGCATCCGCACAGCGATTGACCAGGGCTATAATCTATTGCTTCCCCTGCCTCCCCTCGGTACTGCCCAAGAAATTCTCATCCTCCTGCGCAGTCATCATCTCTTTACAGGACAGCCGATTCAGATTTGGGTGGGGCCAGCGATCGCCCGCGGTTGCGATGCCTACCTCACGGTTTTGCCCCATTTACCCACCGCCATTCAAAACTTTGCCCACCACCAGTCCCTCTTTTGGGATCAGCGGGTCAAACCCCAAGTGCAGCCCTTGAGGAATTTGGCGCAAATTCGAGGTGAAGTCCCTACCATTATTCTTGTGGAGGAGGATCAAGACCTGCGCCCCTACGTGACCCAAGGGGGACGACCTTGGCTAGTGCTCTATCCACGTTTACGCTATGGTCAACCCGTACGGGAAGGCTATCCTGAGTTTGGAGACTTACCCAATGTGGAGGTGGATACGTTTTTACTCTCCCTCCATGCTGATGGTCCTGCAACAACTCAACTGATTCACAATATCCGACCGCAGCATGTGGTGCTGATCCACGGCAATCCCAACTACCTTGCGGACTTGGCTAGCCTGAATGAATTGAGTAACCGCTACCATCTGCACACCCCCACCAGTGGCTCAACGATTCAATTTCCCATTGGCCAATTGACCCTTTCGACGCCCAGTTCATTGGTGCAACTGGCCTATGAGGGAGAGGTGAGTGAGTGGAATCATGAAGTCATGATTCACCTACCAGCTTCTATTACCACCGATCCGCGCTGGCGACGGCTGGCAGATACCGGTTTTGTTCTGGCCTCTTGGCAAGGGGAGCAATTACTGATTCGCGGCATGACTCCCAAAGAAGTACTCGGTGGTACTTCAGCCCTAATCCTGCCCGACCAGCCCAGTTGCTTTAACTGTCAGTTTTATCGCGGTCAACGCTGCTGGAACGAAGCCTCTGCCCTCTACAACTTCAAAGTGGCACCGGAGGGCTATTGTCCAGCCTTTGAGCGGGCGGAAACGCAACCGGAACCCGAAAGCTAG
- a CDS encoding PP2C family protein-serine/threonine phosphatase, producing the protein MSGDRQPYQILVIDDDPTTRFLLRKILRDLGYQVSVASHGREGIAIATAEKPALIICDWMMPELDGLEVCRHIKQDQELSRSFFILLTAKGELEDRIQGLDAGADEFLSKPIDPNELRARIQAGLRLYQLSQDLLKQKQLLEAELHEAADYVRSLLPAPQEAPCKINYYFLPSSQLGGDCFDFCWVGDRYLVLHILDVSGHGLGAALPSVSVLNLLRSTTREQTSGTFDFLQPAQVLEALNNGFQMTAQHEKYFTIWYGVYDRQTRQLTYASGGHPPALLLTPEADQWRATLLKTPGIPIGMFADMVFTQATIEVSPSAVLYLFSDGVYEFETTDNQVWGLEAFRELLIAAHTQNPVPPLSQLISQVQRHAAPAAFGSDDVSLVQVAFSHP; encoded by the coding sequence ATGAGTGGCGATCGCCAGCCCTATCAAATTCTGGTTATTGATGATGATCCCACCACCCGATTCCTGTTGCGGAAAATCCTAAGGGATTTGGGCTATCAGGTATCCGTTGCCAGTCATGGCCGCGAGGGGATTGCGATCGCCACCGCCGAGAAACCCGCCTTGATTATCTGCGACTGGATGATGCCCGAACTGGACGGCCTAGAGGTGTGCCGTCACATCAAGCAGGATCAGGAACTCTCCCGCAGTTTTTTTATTCTACTCACGGCCAAAGGGGAACTGGAGGATCGCATTCAAGGCTTGGATGCTGGTGCCGATGAATTCTTGTCAAAGCCCATTGACCCTAACGAACTGCGAGCACGAATTCAGGCGGGTCTGCGCCTCTATCAACTGAGTCAGGACCTGCTTAAGCAAAAACAACTCCTTGAGGCTGAGCTTCACGAGGCTGCTGATTATGTGCGGTCGCTCCTGCCGGCTCCCCAAGAAGCTCCCTGCAAAATTAACTACTACTTCTTGCCTTCCAGTCAGTTGGGGGGCGATTGCTTTGACTTTTGCTGGGTGGGCGATCGCTATTTAGTGCTCCACATTCTCGATGTTTCAGGCCATGGCTTGGGGGCGGCTCTGCCTTCGGTCTCCGTTTTGAATCTGTTGCGGAGCACAACGCGGGAGCAAACCAGCGGCACGTTTGATTTCCTCCAACCTGCCCAAGTTCTTGAAGCCCTCAACAATGGCTTTCAAATGACGGCTCAGCACGAAAAGTATTTCACGATTTGGTACGGCGTGTACGATCGCCAAACGCGGCAGTTGACCTATGCCAGTGGTGGACACCCGCCGGCACTCCTCCTCACCCCTGAGGCTGATCAATGGCGAGCTACCCTCCTCAAGACCCCGGGCATTCCCATTGGTATGTTTGCTGACATGGTCTTTACCCAAGCCACGATTGAAGTCTCCCCTTCGGCAGTTCTCTATCTCTTTAGTGACGGCGTCTATGAGTTTGAAACAACCGACAATCAGGTTTGGGGTCTGGAAGCCTTTAGGGAATTACTGATTGCTGCCCATACCCAAAACCCTGTGCCCCCATTGTCCCAGTTGATTTCCCAGGTGCAAAGGCATGCAGCGCCCGCTGCCTTTGGCAGCGATGATGTTTCACTGGTGCAAGTGGCGTTCTCCCACCCCTAA
- a CDS encoding ABC transporter permease has protein sequence MTPWQTLRRNPLVMVSLGVLLTLYLLAIAADFIAPYSPYAFQVDGALLPPTRIYWRTPNGQWLGPHVYPTRLGPVNLETGERPLIVDWQEPSPIRLFVKGSPYRFLEITLPLPRRWSLTHPQIEPRTLFAGFPSDRHLFGTVGKGYLNLLGTDDQGRDQLSRLLFGARISLSIGLVGVAIAFPIGIFVGAISGYFGGWLDAVLMRGVEVLMTLPTIYLLVALAAVLPVGLSSGERFLLITVITSFVSWAGLARVIRGQVLGIREMAFVQAAQVMGGRSLYIIVRHIIPQTATYVIIAATLSIPSFIVAESVLSLIGLGIQQPDPSWGNMLSLATNASILVLQPWLVWAPATLIVLTVLCFNIVGDGLRDALDPKRIQK, from the coding sequence ATGACCCCTTGGCAAACGCTGCGGCGCAACCCCTTAGTGATGGTCAGTTTGGGGGTGTTGCTGACTTTGTACCTGCTGGCGATCGCTGCAGATTTTATTGCCCCCTATAGTCCCTATGCCTTTCAAGTGGATGGTGCCCTACTGCCCCCCACCCGGATTTACTGGCGCACCCCCAATGGTCAGTGGCTTGGGCCCCATGTCTATCCCACTCGCCTAGGTCCTGTGAACTTGGAAACGGGGGAACGGCCTTTGATTGTGGACTGGCAGGAACCGTCGCCGATTCGCCTATTTGTTAAGGGTAGCCCCTATCGCTTCTTGGAAATTACCCTGCCCCTACCGAGGCGCTGGAGTCTCACCCATCCGCAAATTGAACCGCGTACTCTCTTTGCGGGGTTTCCCAGCGATCGCCACCTGTTTGGCACGGTGGGCAAGGGCTATCTAAACCTGTTGGGAACCGATGACCAAGGACGCGATCAGCTGAGTCGGCTGCTCTTTGGTGCCCGCATTAGCCTCAGTATTGGGCTTGTGGGGGTGGCGATCGCCTTCCCGATTGGCATTTTCGTGGGTGCCATTTCCGGCTACTTTGGCGGCTGGCTCGATGCAGTTTTGATGCGGGGTGTTGAGGTGCTGATGACGCTGCCGACCATCTATCTGCTGGTGGCCTTGGCGGCAGTACTCCCGGTGGGGCTCAGTAGTGGTGAGCGATTCCTGCTGATTACAGTGATCACGTCCTTTGTGAGCTGGGCAGGGCTAGCGCGAGTCATTCGTGGTCAGGTTCTAGGCATTAGGGAAATGGCCTTTGTCCAAGCGGCACAGGTCATGGGGGGGCGATCGCTCTACATTATTGTGCGGCACATTATTCCCCAAACAGCGACCTACGTGATTATTGCGGCAACGCTCTCGATTCCCAGCTTTATTGTGGCGGAATCGGTGCTCAGTCTCATTGGCTTGGGGATCCAACAGCCGGATCCCTCCTGGGGGAATATGCTTTCCTTGGCAACCAATGCCTCAATCTTGGTCTTACAGCCCTGGTTGGTCTGGGCGCCGGCCACACTGATTGTGCTTACGGTGCTGTGTTTCAACATTGTCGGCGATGGCCTGCGGGATGCCCTTGATCCCAAGCGGATACAAAAATAG
- a CDS encoding AbrB family transcriptional regulator: MKKPKPLTGKALLQRLRELGSASRKEAAKLCGYYRVTKSGQVRVNLGKFYEAVLAAGGLEVQPSEQEINGHSGRGRSPSYRVKVHQNGQIVIGAAYTKAMNLKPGDTFKIKQGYKHIHLYLIDPEAVDDAPAE; encoded by the coding sequence ATGAAAAAACCGAAGCCCCTAACTGGTAAAGCGCTCCTGCAGCGATTACGTGAATTAGGTTCTGCATCCCGTAAAGAAGCAGCAAAGCTCTGTGGCTACTATCGCGTCACAAAATCCGGTCAGGTGCGTGTCAACTTAGGGAAATTTTACGAAGCGGTACTCGCTGCCGGCGGACTCGAAGTACAGCCGTCGGAGCAGGAAATCAATGGTCACTCAGGACGGGGGCGATCCCCCTCCTATCGGGTAAAAGTGCACCAAAATGGCCAGATTGTGATTGGTGCTGCCTATACCAAAGCGATGAACCTAAAGCCGGGGGATACGTTTAAAATTAAGCAGGGGTATAAACATATTCATCTCTACCTCATCGATCCAGAAGCAGTGGATGACGCCCCCGCAGAGTAA
- a CDS encoding pantothenate kinase, whose product MTPPQSNQWFALIIGNTRQHWALFRGEHLSRTWHLTPEEAAFNPAQDYPNLPCWGASVGSVPLHQVYPRAIALTLEDIPIPQMYPTLGLDRALALWGALQVYGAPVCVVDAGTALTLTLANDRREFAGGVILAGVGLMARALADYTAALPYVTLPTDPPRRWGTTTTTAIESGLYYGTAAILQAYLAAFFQEFPQGTVIVTGGDRPFVSDLLRTFLDSDRWCEDDHLVFWGIRALRNLAAKIEMHPIKRIDEFR is encoded by the coding sequence ATGACGCCCCCGCAGAGTAATCAATGGTTTGCCCTGATTATTGGCAATACTCGGCAGCACTGGGCACTCTTTAGGGGTGAGCACCTCAGCCGCACTTGGCACCTGACCCCTGAGGAAGCTGCCTTCAATCCTGCCCAAGACTACCCCAACCTCCCCTGCTGGGGGGCCAGTGTTGGTTCTGTGCCCTTGCACCAAGTCTATCCGAGGGCGATCGCCCTCACCCTCGAAGATATTCCGATTCCCCAGATGTACCCCACCCTAGGGTTGGACCGTGCCCTTGCCCTCTGGGGAGCACTTCAGGTCTATGGGGCACCGGTGTGTGTCGTGGATGCCGGCACCGCCCTAACGCTGACCCTAGCCAACGATCGCCGTGAATTTGCTGGCGGTGTGATTCTTGCCGGTGTTGGATTAATGGCGCGAGCCCTAGCGGACTACACGGCAGCTTTACCCTATGTGACGCTGCCCACAGACCCCCCCCGCCGTTGGGGCACTACCACCACTACCGCTATTGAAAGCGGCCTCTACTATGGCACTGCCGCCATTTTGCAAGCCTATCTGGCCGCCTTTTTTCAGGAGTTTCCCCAAGGCACAGTGATTGTGACCGGGGGCGATCGCCCCTTTGTCAGTGACCTGCTGCGGACATTTTTAGATTCCGATCGCTGGTGTGAGGATGATCATCTTGTTTTTTGGGGCATCCGCGCTCTCCGCAATCTAGCCGCTAAGATAGAAATGCACCCCATCAAAAGGATTGACGAATTCCGCTAA
- a CDS encoding carbon dioxide-concentrating mechanism protein has product MERRDDFTDLALGLVSAQSFPAIVGIADHMLKSSDVLLVGYEKIGGGHCSAIVRGRIADVRLAVEEGAERAQQFGQELSTLVIPRPDPNLEKILPIGSLLAQIASKSRGHRLSSHAVGLLETRGFPAMVGAADAMLKAADVMLTAYETIGAGLCTAIIRGTASNTAIALEAGMAEADRIGELHAVMLVPRPLEDLDQSLPLAPALQRELQPLRLPLTLKQKETEPLALQGAAQESVAVEAAAERVSVDSPANP; this is encoded by the coding sequence ATGGAGCGACGGGATGACTTTACGGATTTGGCCTTAGGACTGGTCTCAGCCCAGAGCTTTCCGGCGATCGTGGGTATTGCTGATCACATGCTCAAATCCTCCGATGTCCTCCTAGTGGGCTATGAAAAAATTGGCGGTGGTCACTGTAGTGCGATCGTCCGCGGGCGAATTGCCGATGTGCGCCTTGCGGTGGAAGAGGGCGCTGAGCGGGCGCAGCAATTTGGTCAAGAACTTAGTACGTTAGTGATTCCCCGACCTGATCCCAACCTAGAAAAAATTCTCCCCATTGGCAGTCTTCTTGCCCAGATTGCTTCTAAAAGTCGCGGCCATCGCCTCAGTAGCCATGCCGTGGGTCTTCTGGAAACGCGGGGATTTCCGGCCATGGTGGGGGCAGCCGATGCCATGCTCAAGGCCGCCGATGTGATGCTGACGGCCTACGAAACTATTGGGGCAGGGTTATGTACAGCCATTATTCGCGGTACGGCCTCCAATACGGCGATCGCCCTCGAGGCCGGAATGGCAGAAGCGGATCGCATTGGCGAACTCCATGCAGTGATGTTGGTGCCCCGTCCGCTGGAGGATTTGGATCAATCCTTGCCCTTGGCACCTGCCCTCCAGCGGGAACTGCAACCCCTGCGTCTGCCCCTCACCCTCAAGCAAAAAGAAACCGAACCCCTTGCTCTCCAAGGGGCGGCTCAAGAGAGTGTGGCTGTGGAAGCCGCCGCCGAAAGAGTGTCCGTCGACTCCCCTGCCAATCCCTGA